In Fervidobacterium nodosum Rt17-B1, one genomic interval encodes:
- a CDS encoding D-2-hydroxyacid dehydrogenase: MRVHINDPLDKQATEKLASLPNIQLTSQHYEKEELIKLMPEIEILVVRSATKVTADIIEAGTKLKIIGRAGTGLDNIDVKVAEAKGIKVINTPGANSISVAELTIGLMIACSRHIARGTIDLKNGKWTKKELEGHELYKRTVGIIGFGNIGREVAKRLLAFDMNVLAYDPIVKETDMNVKLVDLDTLISNSDYITIHVPLTPETKNLINKDTISKMKDGVIIINAARGGIVDESALYEALLSGKIYAAGLDVFEVEPPTDELRQKLLSLPNVVATPHVGASTFEAQERVGMLLVERLIKEIAG; encoded by the coding sequence ATGAGAGTACATATAAACGATCCTCTTGACAAACAAGCAACAGAAAAACTTGCGTCTTTGCCTAATATTCAATTAACATCTCAACACTACGAAAAAGAAGAACTTATAAAGCTTATGCCAGAAATCGAAATTCTTGTTGTAAGGAGTGCCACAAAAGTTACAGCGGATATAATCGAAGCTGGAACAAAATTGAAAATAATAGGAAGAGCAGGTACAGGTCTTGATAACATTGATGTCAAAGTAGCTGAAGCCAAAGGAATAAAAGTAATCAACACACCAGGTGCAAACAGTATTTCTGTTGCAGAACTCACGATAGGGTTGATGATTGCATGTTCAAGACATATCGCAAGGGGAACAATAGACTTGAAGAACGGTAAATGGACAAAGAAAGAACTTGAAGGTCATGAGCTATACAAAAGAACAGTTGGTATAATTGGTTTTGGAAACATTGGAAGAGAAGTTGCAAAAAGATTGCTCGCCTTTGATATGAATGTATTAGCATACGATCCTATCGTAAAAGAAACTGATATGAACGTAAAACTTGTTGACCTCGACACATTAATTTCCAATAGTGATTACATAACAATTCACGTACCACTTACTCCAGAAACAAAAAACTTAATTAACAAAGACACAATTTCAAAGATGAAAGATGGAGTAATCATAATCAACGCTGCTAGAGGAGGAATAGTAGACGAATCAGCACTTTACGAAGCTCTCTTAAGCGGGAAAATCTACGCAGCGGGTTTAGACGTATTCGAAGTCGAGCCACCAACAGACGAACTTAGACAAAAACTTCTTTCCCTTCCAAATGTTGTTGCAACACCACACGTTGGAGCATCAACATTCGAAGCGCAAGAAAGAGTTGGAATGTTACTAGTCGAAAGATTAATAAAAGAAATAGCTGGGTAA
- a CDS encoding pyridoxal-phosphate-dependent aminotransferase family protein translates to MVKKNLLLAPGPTPVPHEILLEGAKETIHHRTPQFVKILEETLELTKYVFQTQYPVYVLTASGTGALETAMVNLVNPGEKAIIVSAGKFGERWVEIAKAYGIVPVEIKLPWGKAVTPEMIEKAMKENPDAKVVFTTYSETSTGTVIDLENIAKLTKGTDVILVTDAVSGLLAEPLKMDEWGVDVVVSGAQKGWMLPPGLAFIAINDKAYAKVEKCTNSRYYFDLRKYKKSSPDNPWTTAVNLIYMLNKAVKMLKEEGIENVWARHALYGEATRAAVKALGLTFFSERPGNVLTAVNSPEGIPASKITKLMRDKYGVTIAAGQEPMKDELFRISHLGYVTPFDIITGITALEFALSELGYKVEIGKGVLAAEEVLFKGLVK, encoded by the coding sequence GCAAAAGAAACAATTCATCACAGAACACCACAGTTTGTAAAAATATTGGAAGAGACTCTTGAATTAACAAAATATGTTTTTCAAACACAGTATCCTGTTTATGTATTAACCGCATCTGGAACCGGTGCACTTGAAACCGCGATGGTAAACCTCGTAAATCCTGGCGAAAAGGCTATCATCGTTAGTGCCGGTAAATTCGGTGAAAGATGGGTTGAAATTGCAAAGGCTTACGGTATCGTACCAGTGGAAATTAAACTCCCATGGGGTAAAGCAGTAACACCAGAGATGATTGAAAAAGCAATGAAAGAAAACCCAGATGCAAAAGTTGTCTTTACAACGTACAGTGAAACATCAACAGGTACAGTTATTGACCTTGAAAATATCGCGAAGTTAACAAAAGGCACAGATGTTATATTAGTAACAGACGCTGTCAGTGGATTGCTAGCTGAACCATTGAAAATGGATGAATGGGGAGTTGACGTAGTTGTCTCAGGCGCTCAAAAAGGTTGGATGCTCCCTCCAGGATTGGCTTTCATAGCTATCAACGACAAAGCATATGCCAAGGTAGAAAAATGTACAAACAGCAGATACTATTTCGACTTGAGGAAATACAAGAAGAGCTCACCAGACAATCCATGGACAACAGCAGTAAACTTAATCTACATGCTTAACAAAGCCGTTAAAATGCTTAAAGAAGAAGGCATTGAAAACGTTTGGGCAAGGCACGCTCTATACGGTGAAGCGACAAGAGCAGCCGTTAAAGCTCTTGGATTAACATTCTTCTCCGAAAGACCAGGTAATGTCCTTACCGCTGTTAATTCACCAGAAGGTATTCCAGCAAGTAAAATTACGAAATTGATGAGGGACAAATACGGCGTTACAATAGCCGCAGGTCAAGAACCAATGAAAGATGAATTATTCAGGATTTCACACCTTGGATACGTTACACCATTCGACATAATCACAGGTATAACAGCCTTGGAATTCGCACTTAGTGAACTTGGTTACAAAGTCGAGATAGGAAAAGGAGTCCTAGCCGCTGAAGAAGTTCTCTTCAAAGGGTTGGTGAAATAA